In Cinclus cinclus chromosome 33, bCinCin1.1, whole genome shotgun sequence, the genomic window TTTGATAGGCTCAACTGAGCATGGCCATATAAGGGGAGTGGGCGTGGTCATAAATGGGTGTGGCCTTGCGGTCAATTTGAGCATGACCATATAAGGGGAAAGGGGTGTGGCCATTTGTTGGGTGGGGCTACTTAATATGTAATGTGAAGTGGGTGTGGCTTGTGCGAGTGGGCGTGACCCCGCTGCTCACGGCCGCTCCTGATTGGCTCAGGAGGGGTGGGCGGGGCTGAACTTCGCCTCCGAGGCCGAGGCCGCCGCGTTCCAGGGGAGGGTCCAGGAGAGGCTCAGGAGGCGGCAGCAGCGCGCAGGTGAGAGACCCCTCCCCGAAATGCACCTGGGGAGCCCCAAATTGTACCTGGGGAGCCCTGAAATGCACCTGGGGAGCCCCAAAATGCACCTGGAGAGCCCCGAAATGCACCTGGGGAACCCCAAATTGTACCTGGGGAGCCCTGAAATGCACCTGGGGAGCCCCAAAATGAACTGGGAGCCCAAAATGTACCTGGGGAGCCCCAAATTGTACCTGGGGAGCCCCAAAATGCACCTGGAGAGCCCCGAAATGCACCTGGGGAACCCCAAATTGTACCTGGGGAGCCCCAAAAATGGAACTGGGACCCCAAAATGTAcctggggaaccccaaaattgtACCTGGGGAGCCCCAAATTGTACCTGGGGAGCCCTGAAATGCACCTGGGGAGCCCCAAAATGCACCTNNNNNNNNNNNNNNNNNNNNNNNNNNNNNNNNNNNNNNNNNNNNNNNNNNNNNNNNNNNNNNNNNNNNNNNNNNNNNNNNNNNNNNNNNNNNNNNNNNNNNNNNNNNNNNNNNNNNNNNNNNNNNNNNNNNNNNNNNNNNNNNNNNNNNNNNNNNNNNNNNNNNNNNNNNNNNNNNNNNNNNNNNNNNNNNNNNNNNNNNCCCAGACCCACctggggaccccagacccaCCTGGAGACCCCAGACCGACCCCAGACTCACCTGGGGACCccagacacacctggggaccccagacccacccCAGACACACCTGGAGACCCCAGACCCACCccagacacacctggggaccccagacccacccCAGACACACCTGGAGACCCCAGACCCATCccagacacacctggggaccccagaccccatcCCAGACACACCTGGTGACCCCAGACCCACCccaggacacacctggggaccccagacccatttAAGGAGAGTGGGACCCTAAAAGGTTCCGTCCCCCCCTCattcatttcccccccccccaccccaatttaatttttatttcccccacattaatttatttcccctcccccacattaattaatttaattccacTCCCCCCAGGTCAATTAATtaattcccccctcccctcacataaattaatttcttccccctccccccaggttAATTACCTTCccccattaattaatttaattccacTCCCCCCGAGGTTAATtggttaattaattaattaattaattaattaatttccccAGGTAAATCTTTGTATCTCCCCCattattttccccctcccccacattaattaattacttccccctcccccattaattaattcattaacttCCCCTCCCCCAGTTAATCTCTGTCCCCCATTAATtatttcccctccctccccccattaattaattaattaacttcTCCTCCCCCAGTTAATCTTTGCCCACCCCCCATTAATTATTTCCCCCCCACATTAATTAATTTCCCTCTCCCCCACATTAATTATTCCCCCCATTAATCacttaattaattcattcattaacTTCCCCTCCCCCAGTTAATCTTTGTCTCTGCcctttaattaattttcccctctctccattaattaattaattaacatcCCCTTCCCCATTAATCTTTGTCCCccacaattaattaattaacccTCCCCcattcattaattcattcacTTCCCCTCCCCCAGTTAATCTCTGTCccccattaattaattatttttcatcccTACCccacattaattaattaacttcCCCTCCCCCAATCAGTGTTTGTCCCCCCCATTATTACCCCCTCccccattaattaatttattaattaattaatgaacggctgcctctcccctcccccactCAATGTTTGTGTCCCCATTATTACCCCTCCCCcattaattaactaattaactaattaatggcaacctctcccctcccccaatCAATGTTTGTTCCccccattaattaatttattaattaatgaacggctgcctctcccctcccccaatCAATGTTTGTGCCCCCCCCATTAAttatttccccctcccccattaattaatttattaattaatgaacggctgcctctcccctcccccaatCAATGTTTGTCCCCCCCATTATTTGCCCCTCctccattaattaattaactaattaattaattaatggcagcctctcccctcccccaatCAATGTTTGTGCCCCCCCCATTAAttatttccccctccccccattaattcattaatgaaCAGCagcctctcccctcccccagtCAATGTCTGCCCCCTCCcattaattaatcaattaattaattaattaactgaTTGTTTTGTCCCCCCGGCCCCTTCGGGCGCCCCCCCGGGTGGGGGAGGGGTCCCTACACAgccgggggggggaggggtctCTGTGCGCAGCCAGGGCTCGCCGGGACCCCACGGGGGAGGGGCCACGGCCGGCTTAATTAGCTGCGGGCATCGTTAATTAATCATTCATTAGCCATTAATTACCTGAGGGCATCACTAATTAGTCCTTAATTACCTGAGGGTATCATTAATTAGTCATTAATTAGTCATTAATTAGCCATTAATTAGCTGTGGGTATCATTAATTAGTCATTAATTACCTGAGGGTATCATTAATTAGTCATTAATTACCGGAGGGTATCATTAATTAGTCATTAATTAGTCACTAATTAGTCATTAATTAGTCATTAATTAGTCATTAATTACCGGAGGGTATCATTAATTAGTCATTAATTACCGGAGGGTATCATTAATTAGTCATTAATTAGCTGTGGGTATCATTAATTAGCCATTAATTAACTGAGAGTATCATTAATTAGTCATTAATTAGCTGTGGGTATCATTAATTAGCCATTAATTAGTCATTAATTAGCTGTGGGTATCATTAATTAGCCATTAATTAGTCATTAATTAGCTGTGGGTATCATTAATTAGTCATTATTAAGCTGTGGGTATCATTAATTAGCCATTAATTAGTCATTAATAAGCTGTGGGTATCATTAATTAGTCATTAATTTGCTGTGGGTATCATTAATTAGTCATTAATTAGTCATTAATTAGTCACGGCCTCACTGGGGGGGATGGACACTGAAATGGGGGGCAGGGAATTAATTAAAGGGGGAGGGCAGGTAATTAATTAAAGGGGGAGGGCAGGTAATTAATTAAAGGCAGGACAGGTAATTAATTAAAGGCAGGACAGGTAATTAATTAAAGGCGGGGCAGGTAATTAATTAAAGGCAGGACAGGTAATTAATTAAAGGCAGGACAGGTAATTAATTAAAGAGGAGACCACGGGATTCATTAATGGAGGAACCTTCCCACACCCGTCCCAAAAatcttctcccttttccctccgCGATCCTCCCCAAAACTCCAACGAACCCCCAGGATTTCGGGGTCCCCCCCAGGATTTTGGGGACCCCTCTGAGATTTCggggacccccccaaaacctcaaAACCCCTCCAAATTTCAGAACACCCCAAACTCATCCCGACCTTTCCGCTGCAATCCCAAACCAATTCTGGAAACTTTTGGGaacctccccaaaactcccAACGAACCCCCCCAGGATTTCAGGGACCCCTCCAAGATTTTGGGGACCCCCTGAAGATTTCGGGGACGCCCCCAAAACCTCAAAACCCCTCCAAATTTTGGAGCCCCCCCAGTTTAACAGAACCTTTCCACTGcaatcccaaaccattcccgGAAACTTTTGGGaacctccccaaaactcccAACGAACCCCCCAGGATTTTGGGGACCCCCTGaagattttggggtcccccccagGATTTTGGGGACCCCTTGAAGATTTCGGGGACCCCCCCAGAACCTCAAAACCCCTCCAAAT contains:
- the WAS gene encoding actin nucleation-promoting factor WAS; translated protein: MSRGGRQGGDNVPSELLGEEENARVFELLGRKCVSLGTAVVQLLVAEPGGVPKNSGGVPGGSWSLRGCGVACLVRDSPRRSYFIRIFRLPAGLLWWEQELQGGMGYKSPTPFFHTFVSHEGWAGLNFASEAEAAAFQGRVQERLRRRQQRAGERPLPEMHLGSPKLYLGSPEMHLGSPKMHLESPEMHLGNPKLYLGSPEMHLGSPKMNWEPKMYLGSPKLYLGSPKMHLESPEMHLGNPKLYLGSPKNGTGTPKC